In a genomic window of Fusarium verticillioides 7600 chromosome 11, whole genome shotgun sequence:
- a CDS encoding 3-hydroxybutyrate dehydrogenase — protein sequence MSHSIRGKTAIVTGAGSGINLAFAEQLLIGGCNVLFADLALRPEAQKLVDAYSSGAASTSRAVFQQTDVTNWSHLERMFERAEEEFGDIDIVCPGAGVYEPSFSSFWYPPGTPQSKDALHGGRYASIDINLVHPIRTTQLALSRFLRYEKKPRTIVIISSTNAQDTCLSTAIYDATKHAISGFVRAMAKIDQVGVRIAAVAPGIIKTPLFMENPDKLAMIDTNKDVLVEPSEVASVMVALIERDSICSAIDQARTGPQDIEIRSGSIIEVTKNRARVVNAYHDPGPSGAGAVGSNFAASEYTTLDLLLKPGWGEPSVKASSNL from the exons ATGTCGCATTCTATCCGAGGTAAAACAGCCATTGTTACTGGCGCTGGCAGTGGCATCAACCTCGCATTTGCGGAACAGCTTTTGATAGGTGGATGCAATGTTCTTTTTGCCGACCTCGCTCTGCGACCTGAAGCTCAGAAGCTGGTGGACGCTTATTCAAGCGGAGCCGCAAGCACAAGCCGAGCTGTTTTCCAGCAGACTGATGTGACTAACTGGTCTCATCTCGAGCGAATGTTCGAAAgggcagaggaggaattCGGCGACATTGACATTGTCTGTCCCGGCGCTGGAGTTTACGAACCG AGCTTCAGCAGTTTTTGGTATCCTCCTGGAACCCCACAAAGCAAAGATGCCCTCCACGGTGGTCGCTATGCCAGTATCGACATCAACTTGGTTCATCCCATCAGGACAACTCAATTGGCTCTGTCTCGTTTCTTGAGATACGAAAAGAAGCCCCGGACGATCGTTATAATATCGAGCACCAACGCCCAAGACACCTGCTTGTCCACAGCGATTTATGATGCGACAAAACATGCGATTAGCGGATTCGTGCGCGcgatggccaagatcgacCAAGTCGGCGTCCGTATTGCGGCAGTCGCAccaggcatcatcaagacgcCTCTCTTCATGGAGAACCCAGACAAACTTGCGATGATCGATACCAACAAGGATGTTCTGGTCGAGCCGTCCGAGGTCGCGAGTGTCATGGTCGCCTTGATTGAGAGAGACAGCATCTGCTCGGCCATTGACCAAGCGAGAACTGGACCACAGGACATAGAAATCAGGAGCGGGTCAATCATTGAAGTGACCAAGAACCGAGCTCGCGTTGTCAACGCATATCATGATCCGGGTCCCTCGGGTGCCGGGGCAGTTGGTTCCAACTTTGCCGCTTCGGAGTACACTACGTTGGACTTACTCTTGAAGCCAGGATGGGGAGAACCTAGTGTAAAGGCGAGCAGCAACCtttga
- a CDS encoding lactoylglutathione lyase, translated as MERKTDTRTYKLNHAMIRVKDPKSTIQFYELLGLSVIQKLSFPENKFDLYFLGVDSPDSPSHGKFTFDRQGLIELTHNYGTESDDNYRVSNGNEKPHLGFSNISISVVNVQSTYQTLAKAGYKFQQDVASGNERVIALDPDGYWIHIIEQDSPNVNVSSDAAGLSSVNRYALRVTDAPRSVRYYTEILGMKLIKTLKHESGNSKTFLLGYPSTGSFAGTEDMSRREGLLALIWQDGENTIPQVHNGNDQPQGFGHICVTVDNIDAACARLEGLNVAWKKRLTDGKMKNVAFLLDPDNYWIELVQNEGFTGKANF; from the exons ATGGAACGAAAGACAGATACCAGGACTTACAAGCTGAATCATGCCAT GATTCGTGTGAAGGATCCCAAAAGTACGA TCCAATTTtacgagcttcttggcctcagtGTTATCCAAAAGCTTTCATTTCCTGAGAATAAGTTCGACCTTTActtccttggtgttgatagcCCAGATTCGCCGTCTCATGGGAAGTTCACCTTCGATCGTCAAGGCTTGATCGAGCTCACTCATAACTATGGCACTGAGAGTGATGACAATTATCGAGTAAGCAACGGGAATGAGAAACCGCATCTCGGCTTCTCAAATATATCGATCTCCGTGGTGAATGTACAGTCTACCTACCAGACGCTGGCCAAAGCTGGTTACAAATTCCAGCAGGATGTCGCCTCTGGGAACGAGCGGGTGATTGCTCTGGACCCAGACGGCTACTGGATCCATATCATTGAGCAGGATTCGCCGAATGTGAATGTCTCATCCGATGCTGCTGGTCTGTCTAGTGTT AATCGATACGCCTTGAGAGTCACGGACGCCCCTCGATCCGTTCGTTACTACACAGAGATTCTCGGAATGAAGCTCATCAAAACTCTCAAGCACGAGAGCGGAAACTCAAAGACATTTCTTTTAGGGTATCCTTCAACAGGCTCCTTCGCCGGAACAGAAGACATGTCACGCCGTGAAGGATTACTCGCTCTCATCtggcaagatggagagaACACGATACCACAGGTACATAATGGAAACGATCAACCTCAAGGATTTGGCCATATCT GTGTCACTGTCGATAATATTGATGCAGCGTGTGCACGGTTGGAAGGGCTGAACGTTgcgtggaagaagaggttaACTGATGGAAAAATGAAGAATGTCGCGTTTCTTCTTGATCCTGACAATTACTGGATCGAATTGGTGCAAAACGAAGGCTTTACTGGCAAAGCAAATTTCTAG
- a CDS encoding primary-amine oxidase, which yields MSGSIPHPFDPLSGEEIRLATSIVRKEHGDAVHFHVITLQEPRKAEMVAWLANPSSGARPRRVAEVVIIDPRDGKGHVYDGLIDLKSQTITKWERAEGQQPILIVEEMLEVEEACRKDPQVIEQCRISGIAADEMHKVYTDPWTISHDTRYGSSTRLFQGLMYFRPDVDNCQYQYPLDFHPIYDPRKKEVIAIDIPRVRRPLQRNKAVDYHHLYIQKEGGYRKDLKPIYISQPEGVSFNVNGRELEWQNWKFHIGFNYREGIVFNNITFNDKGNVRPIFYRMSLSEMVVPYGHPEPPHHRKHAFDLGEYGAGYLTNSLSLGCDCKGAIHYLDAELPTQTGQIRKIENAICIHEEDDGILFKHTDFRDNSTIVTRARKLIVQHVFTAANYEYAIQWVFHQDGTIQPDIKLTGILNTYVMNPGEDLQGYGTQVKKGVNAHNHQHLFLLRINPSIDGHENTVHMVDAVPSDAPVGSPENLYGNAFYAKRTRLETTGQAITDYNGATSRSWDIVNENKLNSESGRPVSYKLVSRDVPNLMPKEGSLVWKRAFFARHAVHVTKYADDELWAAGNHVAQSSGEPSRGLGAWIGDGTKSVANTDIVLWHTFGITHFPAPEDFPVMPAEPITLLLRPRHFFTCNPVMDVPPSYSVTPSEVAAKKTGFDTTDKVSKLAAMSDSSCCKPPKL from the exons ATGTCAGGTTCAATCCCCCATCCCTTCGATCCCCTCAGCGGAGAGGAAATTCGCCTCGCTACCTCCATTGTGCGCAAAGAGCATGGTGATGCAGTCCACTTCCACGTTATAACACTTCAGGAGCCgcgcaaggctgagatggtCGCCTGGCTTGCCAATCCCTCCAGCGGCGCCAGGCCTCGACGTGTTGCAGAAGTTGTCATCATTGATCCCAGAGATGGCAAAGGCCATGTCTACGATGGTCTGATCGACTTGAAGAGTCAAACAATCACAAAGTGGGAGCGCGCTGAAGGGCAACAGCCAATT CTCATTGTCGAAGAAATGctcgaagtcgaagaagcaTGCCGCAAGGACCCCCAAGTCATCGAGCAATGCCGAATCAGCGGAATCGCCGCAGACGAGATGCACAAAGTCTACACCGACCCATGGACCATTAGCCACGACACTCGATACGGTAGCAGCACACGCCTGTTCCAGGGCCTGATGTATTTCCGCCCAGATGTCGACAATTGCCAATACCAATACCCTCTGGACTTCCACCCGATCTATGATCCcaggaagaaggaggtcaTCGCTATCGATATCCCCCGCGTTCGACGACCTCTTCAGAGAAATAAGGCTGTGGACTATCATCATTTGTATATCCAGAAGGAAGGCGGCTATAGAAAGGACTTGAAACCGATTTACATCTCCCAGCCGGAGGGCGTTTCGTTTAATGTCAACGGAAGGGAGCTAGAGTGGCAGAACTGGAAGTTCCATATTGGCTTCAATTATCGCGAGGGTattgtcttcaacaacattaCCTTCAACGATAAGGGAAACGTCAGGCCTATCTTCTATCGTATGTCTCTTTCTGAGATGGTCGTTCCCTA TGGTCACCCCgagcctcctcatcatcgcaaGCATGCCTTCGATCTGGGCGAGTATGGTGCCGGATATCTGACAAACAGTCTATCACTTGGCTGTGACTGCAAGG GTGCCATTCATTATCTTGATGCCGAACTCCCAACACAGACCGGTCAGATCCGCAAGATTGAGAATGCCATATGCATCcacgaggaagatgatggcatcctGTTCAAGCACACGGACTTCCGAGACAATTCGACCATTGTTACACGTGCTAGAAAGCTCATCGTTCAGCATGTCTTTACTGCTGCCAACTACGAGTATGCCATTCAG TGGGTGTTTCACCAGGACGGAACAATCCAGCCGGATATCAAGCTCACTGGTATCCTCAACACCTATGTCATGAACCCTGGTGAGGATCTGCAAGGCTATGGAACGCAAGTCAAGAAAG GTGTCAACGCCCATAACCATCAgcatcttttccttctccgtATTAACCCTAGCATCGACGGACACGAGAACACAGTCCATATGGTTGATGCTGTACCCTCGGATGCCCCAGTTGGCAGCCCAGAAAACCTCTACGGCAACGCCTTCTATGCTAAGCGCACTCGACTCGAGACCACTGGACAAGCCATAACTGACTACAATGGTGCTACATCTCGCTCTTGGGACATTGTcaatgagaacaagctcaactctgAGAGTGGAAGGCCTGTCTCGTACAAGCTTGTGAGCCGAGACGTGCCGAACTTGATGCCCAAGGAGGGCTCCCTTGTATGGAAGAGAGCCTTCTTTGCTCGCCATGCTGTTCATGTGACAAAGT atgccgatgatgagctctGGGCCGCTGGCAACCACGTCGCTCAGAGCTCCGGGGAGCCTTCGAGAGGCCTCGGGGCTTGGATTGGCGACGGTACCAAGAGCGTCGCCAATACTGATATCGTCCTCTGGCACACATTTGGTATCACTCATTTCCCCGCTCCAGAGGATTTCCCAGTGATGCCCGCTGAGCCGATTACACTCTTGCTCAGGCCCCGTCACTTCTTCACCTGTAACCCTGTCATGGACGTGCCTCCTTCTTACTCAGTCACTCCCAGTGAAGTGGCTGCCAAGAAAACTGGGTTTGATACCACTGACAAGGTTAGCAAGCTGGCGGCCATGAGTGACTCTTCGTGCTGCAAGCCACCAAAGCTGTAA
- a CDS encoding hydroxyacylglutathione hydrolase: MFIQPIPMWWGSNDNWAYLVVDDESRDAMIVDPANPEEVVPVLIAAIQSNKLNLVAIINTHHHWDHAGGNEEILSALNNPKLDIIGGKDCDGVTKTPSRGETFKLGNITITSIHTPCHTQDSICFFFQDGDQKAVFTGDTLFTGGCGRFFEGTAEEMHLALNKHLASLPDDTVVFPGHEYTRGNAKFAISVSQSEPVQQLLSFSDANPVTVGKYTIGHEKQHNVFMRLDDPNIQKVTGETDPVRVMEKLREMKNEYKEPEPKL; the protein is encoded by the exons ATGTTTATTCAACCGATCCCCATGT GGTGGGGAAGCAACGACAACTGGGCTTatctggttgttgatgatgagagtcGCGATGCTATGATTGTAGACCCTGCAAATCCCGAAGA GGTCGTTCCGGTTCTCATTGCAGCTATTCAGTCAAACAAACTCAATCTCGTCGCTATAATAAACACGCACCA CCATTGGGACCATGCTGGCGGTAATGAAGAGATC CTATCTGCACTAAACAACCCAAAGCTTGACATTATCGGAGGAAAGGACTGCGACGGGGTCACGAAAACTCCAAGTCGTGGTGAGACTTTCAAACTTGGGAACATCACGATAACTAGTATACATACGCCATGTCATACTCAGGATAGCATCTGTTTTTTCTTCCAAGATGGGGATCAAAAAGCAGTCTTTACAGGCGACACCTTGTTCACTGGTG GATGCGGGAGGTTCTTCGAGGGGACTGCAGAGGAGATGCACCTGGCGCTCAACAAGCATCTTGCATCACTTCCAGACGATACGGTCGTCTTT CCCGGCCATGAGTATACTCGAGGCAATGCCAAGTTCGCAATCTCTGTATCACAGAGCGAACCAGTACAGCAGCTATTGAGCTTCTCTGACGCAAACCCTGTCACAGTGGGCAAGTACACGATAGGCCATGAAAAG CAACATAACGTATTCATGAGATTGGAC GATCCCAACATTCAAAAGGTGACGGGAGAAACAGATCCTGTCAGAGTTATGGAGAAACTTagggagatgaagaatgagTACAA AGAACCTGAGCCAAAACTGTGA